A single genomic interval of Arachis duranensis cultivar V14167 chromosome 7, aradu.V14167.gnm2.J7QH, whole genome shotgun sequence harbors:
- the LOC107458175 gene encoding probable O-methyltransferase 3, translating to MEFQSREQADNAKLVKAQSHIWNHIFNFINSMSLKCAVELGIPDVIHNYGKPMPLSQLVASLQIHPSKTSFVHRLMRILVHSNFFTTKDVPSNDLEIEIGYVLTDSSMLLLKDNPLSLSPLVAAMLDPIMIKPWNQMSTWFKNDDPTPFVTEYGTPFFDYASHVPKLNEIFNDAMASDARLVSKLLVDDKCKGVFEGLESLVDVGGGTGTVAKAIAKAFPQIECTVLDLPHVVADLERTGNLKYVGGDMFEAIPPSNAILLKWILHDWSDEECLKILRNCKEALRMSKGEGRKVIVIDMVVEDENSDHESLETQLFFDIMMMVGLKGKERNKEEWANLIFSAGFGNYKIIPILGLRSLIEIYP from the exons atggaATTCCAAAGTAGAGAGCAGGCTGATAATGCCAAACTTGTTAAAGCTCAAAGTCACATATGgaatcatatttttaattttataaattctaTGTCTCTTAAATGTGCTGTTGAGTTAGGCATACCTGATGTCATTCACAACTATGGCAAACCTATGCCACTTTCACAACTCGTTGCTTCATTGCAAATCCATCCATCAAAAACCTCCTTCGTCCATCGATTGATGAGAATCTTGGTCCATTCAAACTTCTTCACTACCAAGGATGTCCCCAGCAACGACCTCGAAATTGAAATTGGGTATGTTCTAACCGATTCGTCTATGTTGTTGCTTAAGGACAACCCTTTAAGTCTGTCGCCTCTTGTGGCTGCCATGCTTGATCCCATTATGATAAAACCATGGAACCAGATGTCTACTTGGTTTAAAAATGATGATCCTACACCATTTGTAACTGAATATGGGACGCCATTTTTTGATTATGCAAGCCATGTGCCTAAACTCAATGAAATTTTCAACGATGCCATGGCAAGTGATGCTCGATTGGTTAGCAAGTTGTTAGTTGATGACAAGTGCAAGGGAGTGTTTGAGGGTTTGGAATCATTGGTTGATGTTGGTGGAGGCACCGGAACTGTCGCAAAGGCCATTGCCAAAGCATTCCCACAGATAGAGTGCACTGTTCTTGATCTTCCACATGTTGTTGCCGATTTGGAAAGAACTGGTAACCTCAAATATGTTGGAGGAGACATGTTTGAGGCTATTCCTCCTTCTAATGCCATCTTGTTGAAG TGGATTTTACATGACTGGAGTGACGAGGAATGTTTGAAAATATTAAGGAACTGCAAAGAGGCACTACGCATGAGCAAAGGCGAAGGAAGGAAGGTTATTGTTATAGACATGGTGGTGGAAGATGAGAACAGTGATCATGAGTCACTTGAAACACAACTCTTCTTTGACATCATGATGATGGTGGGCctcaaaggaaaggaaagaaataaagaagaatggGCCAACTTAATATTCTCAGCCGGTTTCGGAAACTACAAAATTATTCCAATTCTAGGACTAAGGTCTCTTATTGAGATATATCCATAG